Proteins from a genomic interval of Mycoplasmopsis columboralis:
- a CDS encoding GA module-containing protein encodes MKKKNKISLILTTSTTAASIIAVAVSSISVSPIANTQAEEQARVDALVAKVTGADYSNKQQNTPALEFSNALNPTTTPMIKELTEAQKAGLSFTITDNGQTYTSVYENGKHIFKDLNVYVKHYYFSDFSPINDRTASRPPDNNIPTTEFPQYRYTANMNIHVSLGSLSETFDANLTERPSQKITINGFLSERFRLRDKVQVGILNGKLATEIFTPQERALKASTFIVKNVVNGKTTYRLRDDIWQRVVALANNHPEAMAEYYEDATRASSFDDEAGTLRISARVRSNRPDGFQEISTSTFSMPVRGGFWSNTKEKQRLATLMNNLEIEYSPNDIMLNYPNQYVFNDQTKPNYVFYTTDSDGVRHTSVYNNGEYVFEDLKTKITLFENVDTISNTNDATGSFSVRAQMTSFREQFEGITSEIVTKKVTGFKTETVRLNEILASKNDSINALQFEESRRNNALPSSVTDEEVIQKLNTILITNDLATIKAENIIGKIVKDDINGTITVTFKLNSTRDDLTDQTSSQDNAVTKTFNWFLTRDKDIEKSIVALKEQIDDKPYLSNEEKNKLKADLDAIQNSYNTSELDSEQKYNQAKEAITNIKTLTDNTNTSKEREINDVETNYPLLNKAQRDQIKADLKSSNLLDTIENPQNPSVEYIRQKAQNLSNSMQNTQNNIDNDETFKTTDGYTNAPQNLKDLYNAAILASKNLVPNNAETGENLATPDLSTLTDWSDSVAKPENSNYSKNAVDELNRVLQAIKTKMNELDEAKKAAKDAIDNMDYLSPEEKEAFKANVDNATTPSEVTSAQNEAKSVNDTKKAKVDQIDDQYPNLNTNQKEQLAQTIKNSNLNSIEGSSGPTVADTLSKGSQLNDSMGTLKDFTNNDDAFKRSPLYTQATPEAKAQYDKLLNAANNLKNNINPDSNDLNSTNIAPQSDAAWDKENVDKLNSAIKQAQAEAAQSIIDQLANLSQEEKNNLKNKINSDQTLEQMQAVVNGAETLNANKQGEINKINAFEHLNNSQKTNIIQKIKDANLDPDLNPQSPKVSDEVAKATTLDKAMEKLENLVNNKDNVHTQDKYNNATDESKNNYDKLVQAGNQLKNNTNPDDVNLAPLVNLTKPETPNWSLEDVQKLTQGIEDTLKQATKDAINKLPNLSQAEKDALNNLVDAVEDTNSNDLDNVLNKAKTINDKKQQTIDSINALDYLSNDEKEKYINNVKAEDLSGVDNFDTDTTLTDDLNASKTTNDAKKAKDKTLNLEHLNADQRAAVTQAIKDSNLESIEGKNNTPSTENAIANGTTLDESMKNLKDVKNAQPEVTSSQLFDLATQDAKDKFNNLIEAIKELENNTNPDADKVNDPNINETSPNWSKDSVDTLKADTINALKDAYKKGIDNLPNLSNDEKQALKDKLDNPEIDTLEEIKAIEQEALKLNADKQKEIDAVEANYPHLNQAQKDGVKNAIKKANLDPALKENSPTVASVKNTASELDASMDKSHQRSTEEEKVKSSELFANATADTKAKYEKALEAAKQLQSNQNPQDVSELEGVTPQNSANWPKEPVDALKANLENTLKDVAKSYVDNLPNLSDAEKTALKNAITNLIDPSFENIKDLTDKAKAINNKKQDTIDAINALDYLSNDEKEKHINDVKGEDLSNVPNLAEDQTLTQDLQEAKATNDAKKAKDQALDLPYLNESQRAAVTQAIKDSNLNEIPGKEDTPSTEDAINDGKALNESMKELDDLKNAQDDIKASELFNLATPESQDKYNTLIDAIKELQDNNNPTSDPNVVQDSPNWPKNSVDTLKVDTINALKEAYKKGIDNLPNLSDDEKEALKNKLDDAQADTLAEVQAIAKEATDLNKQKQAEIDAVESTYPHLNDSQQQAVRDAIKKANVDPKLKEGSPTLENVKDTAEALDASMEELINRTNEDENVKASDLFAKASEESKAKYLKALEASKQLQNDQNPNVDGLDNLNTQENANWVKDPVDKLKANLQEGLKDVAKSYIDNLSNLNENEKSTLKDLVTNLKNPTFDDIEKVANRAKEINDRKQDAIDAVIAGKYLSEDEKNYFKKQIVDTDYSNEANDEDNDIALAEIINVASLTNTDKKTQYDNLDSLPHLNDSQRQALKEDVINSNLNAIPNSNNPSTESVSQKGTQLDNSMKQLRDFLALNPEILQGNTYNNATDDSKSNFDDVVSLGVSLANNQTPKADTLNKVNTTIADSAKQLNATNTTPNWDKDNVDKLNAQLLEKYKQLVEDNIDKLPYLSDEEKQQLVDKLKSSDTNDKAKVDKILKLANDVNAQKQEIVNKINDLPHLSEVEKQSFTDDVIASNQVQDPLNTSPEEPNDQPNNSNELEDILDNSRKADLDKAFEDYIQNNLTSEDTNGSREELQNLQDLIKTFEDDDKTKDKDTDYSNYKEVAEALKNIADLKDAYNAYLNADVSNVDEYSEAKNKLESKITQVNKDIESLEKQTFNDPRLEDVKAQMLAQAKKDVSKADAEKEIVDALVNLAHDAYNPEHFEAALASAQAKLDSAEEDKNNILLSHLRDPEINYPALADKSDNDEGLDEDEYNRYKPTLESPMSNVVKSALQNFGPYRAHLSDEAKAQYKAQLDELEYLSPQERELFENQIDKAERNREARAIIEEAKNVNAAKKEIADHIRDFKHLNDSQKQAYIDEVKANPLQSKDPQSEKSMDQILEDTQKLDDKMLELKNALKEALNTKKTPIYQNASEAKQNDFDWAIRDGQKTVDNLPPRKHLDPNLNLDEVQTLIDNLKIQADQAALSAIDNLPYVLEKDKDKLKEELNKAKNQDEVIKVLNKAKTTNDLIKQTIDALNDFNKNTNAENSDKINDLLNKLAKVNPEVNLDNFKDTKEAIKANKELSDVLKAYRDSEIQSDTYEQAKTNLENVLTKGVVSLESPYSQMNDLVSDVLSASTTLNAQGHNEIALVEALVNLNKENFDLSMLNNQTAGAFDKYNALADKIKKSAYFDLLKEAAKNNNHVINAIYQLIKEVDDENASNVIRSALLKNFKPLKVGYNSWWKCWWWYVILSVGSASLVALAIAAGKRFKRSNKQ; translated from the coding sequence ATGAAGAAGAAAAACAAAATTAGCTTGATTTTAACTACATCTACAACAGCAGCTTCTATAATTGCTGTTGCTGTTTCTTCTATATCCGTTTCACCTATAGCAAATACTCAAGCTGAAGAACAAGCAAGAGTTGATGCTTTGGTGGCAAAAGTCACTGGTGCGGATTACTCAAATAAACAACAAAATACACCTGCTTTAGAATTTTCTAATGCACTAAATCCAACAACAACTCCAATGATTAAGGAACTTACTGAAGCTCAAAAAGCTGGTCTTAGTTTTACAATTACTGATAATGGTCAAACATATACTTCAGTTTACGAAAATGGAAAACATATTTTTAAGGACTTAAACGTTTATGTAAAACACTACTATTTTAGTGATTTTAGTCCTATAAACGATAGAACTGCTAGTAGACCTCCAGATAACAACATCCCTACAACAGAATTTCCTCAATATAGATACACTGCAAACATGAACATTCATGTATCTTTAGGATCGTTAAGTGAAACTTTTGATGCTAATTTAACTGAGAGACCGTCTCAAAAAATTACAATTAATGGCTTTTTATCTGAAAGATTTAGACTTAGAGACAAAGTTCAAGTAGGAATACTAAATGGAAAGTTAGCTACTGAAATTTTTACTCCACAAGAAAGAGCGCTAAAAGCTAGCACCTTTATTGTAAAAAATGTTGTAAACGGGAAAACAACTTATCGTTTAAGAGATGATATTTGACAAAGAGTGGTTGCTTTAGCTAATAATCACCCAGAAGCCATGGCTGAATATTATGAAGATGCTACAAGAGCCAGTTCATTCGATGATGAAGCAGGAACGTTAAGAATTTCGGCTAGGGTTCGTAGTAATAGACCTGATGGTTTTCAAGAAATCAGTACTTCTACATTTAGTATGCCGGTAAGAGGTGGCTTTTGATCAAATACTAAAGAAAAGCAAAGACTAGCAACTCTAATGAATAATTTAGAAATTGAGTATTCACCAAATGATATAATGCTTAATTACCCAAATCAATACGTTTTTAATGATCAAACAAAACCAAATTATGTATTTTATACCACTGATTCAGATGGTGTAAGACACACTTCTGTTTATAACAACGGAGAATATGTTTTTGAAGATCTTAAAACAAAAATTACATTATTTGAAAATGTCGATACTATTTCAAACACAAATGATGCTACAGGAAGTTTTTCAGTAAGAGCACAAATGACATCTTTTAGAGAGCAATTTGAAGGTATAACATCAGAAATTGTTACTAAAAAGGTTACTGGTTTTAAAACTGAAACCGTGCGTTTAAACGAAATTCTAGCTTCTAAAAATGATTCAATCAACGCATTACAATTTGAAGAATCAAGACGCAATAATGCTCTACCATCTTCTGTGACAGATGAAGAAGTTATTCAAAAATTAAATACTATTTTAATAACAAATGATTTAGCTACAATTAAAGCTGAAAACATTATAGGAAAAATAGTAAAAGATGACATTAACGGTACTATCACAGTAACTTTTAAATTAAATTCAACTCGTGATGATTTAACCGATCAAACTTCTTCTCAAGATAATGCAGTTACAAAAACATTTAATTGATTTTTAACACGTGATAAAGATATTGAAAAATCTATTGTAGCCTTAAAAGAACAAATAGATGACAAACCATATTTAAGTAATGAAGAAAAAAATAAACTCAAAGCTGACTTAGATGCAATTCAAAATTCATATAATACATCAGAACTTGATTCTGAGCAAAAATACAACCAAGCCAAAGAAGCAATTACAAATATTAAAACACTTACTGATAATACTAATACATCTAAAGAGCGCGAAATTAATGATGTAGAAACTAATTATCCGTTACTAAATAAAGCTCAACGTGACCAAATTAAAGCTGATTTAAAAAGTTCAAATTTATTAGATACAATTGAAAATCCTCAAAATCCAAGTGTTGAATATATTCGACAAAAAGCTCAAAATTTATCTAACTCAATGCAAAATACTCAAAATAACATTGATAATGACGAAACCTTTAAAACTACTGATGGTTATACAAATGCACCACAAAACTTGAAAGATCTTTATAATGCTGCAATTTTAGCATCAAAAAATTTAGTACCTAATAATGCAGAAACTGGAGAAAATTTAGCAACTCCTGATTTAAGTACTTTAACTGATTGAAGTGATTCTGTTGCTAAGCCTGAAAATTCTAATTATTCTAAAAATGCAGTTGATGAATTAAATAGAGTATTACAAGCAATAAAAACAAAAATGAATGAGCTTGATGAAGCTAAAAAAGCAGCTAAAGATGCAATAGATAATATGGATTATCTTTCACCCGAAGAAAAAGAGGCATTTAAAGCAAATGTTGACAATGCTACAACTCCATCAGAAGTAACATCTGCTCAAAATGAAGCTAAAAGTGTTAATGATACCAAAAAAGCTAAAGTAGATCAAATTGATGATCAATACCCAAATTTAAATACTAACCAAAAAGAACAATTAGCTCAAACTATCAAAAATTCTAATTTAAATTCAATTGAAGGCTCAAGTGGTCCTACAGTGGCTGATACTTTAAGCAAAGGTTCACAATTAAATGATTCAATGGGTACTTTAAAAGATTTTACAAATAATGATGATGCATTTAAAAGGTCACCTTTATACACTCAAGCAACTCCTGAGGCTAAAGCTCAATACGATAAACTTCTTAACGCTGCTAACAATTTAAAAAATAACATAAATCCTGATTCTAATGATCTGAATTCAACAAATATTGCTCCTCAAAGTGATGCAGCTTGAGATAAAGAAAATGTAGATAAACTTAACTCAGCCATTAAACAAGCGCAAGCGGAAGCGGCTCAATCAATTATTGATCAATTAGCAAACTTATCTCAAGAAGAAAAAAATAATTTAAAAAATAAAATTAATTCAGACCAAACGCTTGAACAAATGCAAGCAGTTGTTAATGGTGCTGAAACATTAAATGCAAATAAACAAGGTGAAATTAATAAAATCAATGCTTTCGAACATTTAAACAATTCTCAAAAGACAAATATAATTCAAAAAATTAAAGATGCTAACTTAGATCCGGATCTTAATCCACAATCTCCTAAAGTCTCTGATGAGGTAGCGAAAGCAACTACGCTAGATAAAGCAATGGAAAAACTTGAGAATTTAGTTAATAACAAAGATAATGTTCACACTCAAGATAAATACAACAATGCCACTGACGAAAGCAAAAATAATTACGATAAATTAGTTCAGGCTGGAAACCAACTTAAAAATAACACCAATCCAGATGATGTTAATTTAGCTCCACTTGTTAATTTAACAAAACCAGAAACTCCGAATTGATCTTTAGAAGATGTTCAAAAACTCACTCAAGGAATTGAGGACACTTTAAAACAAGCTACTAAAGATGCAATTAATAAATTACCAAATCTTTCTCAAGCTGAAAAAGACGCTTTAAATAACTTAGTCGATGCTGTTGAAGATACTAATTCAAATGATTTAGATAACGTTCTAAACAAAGCTAAAACAATCAATGATAAAAAACAACAAACTATTGATTCAATTAATGCTTTAGATTATCTTTCAAATGATGAAAAAGAAAAATATATCAACAATGTTAAAGCTGAAGATCTTTCAGGTGTTGATAATTTTGATACTGATACAACATTAACAGATGATTTAAATGCGTCTAAAACCACAAATGATGCTAAAAAAGCCAAAGATAAGACTTTAAACTTAGAGCATTTAAATGCCGATCAAAGAGCAGCGGTAACTCAAGCAATTAAAGACTCTAATTTAGAATCTATTGAAGGTAAAAATAATACTCCTTCAACTGAAAATGCTATTGCAAACGGAACCACCTTAGATGAATCAATGAAAAACTTAAAAGATGTTAAAAACGCTCAACCAGAAGTAACATCTTCTCAATTGTTTGATTTAGCTACTCAAGACGCTAAAGATAAATTCAATAACTTAATTGAAGCTATCAAAGAACTTGAAAATAACACAAATCCTGATGCAGATAAAGTAAATGATCCAAACATTAACGAAACATCTCCTAATTGATCAAAAGATAGCGTAGATACTTTAAAAGCAGATACAATTAATGCTCTGAAAGATGCATACAAAAAAGGAATTGATAATCTTCCTAATTTAAGTAATGATGAAAAGCAAGCTCTTAAAGATAAATTAGATAATCCTGAAATTGACACCTTAGAAGAAATTAAAGCAATTGAACAAGAAGCTTTAAAATTAAATGCTGATAAACAAAAAGAAATTGATGCTGTTGAAGCAAATTATCCACACTTAAACCAAGCTCAAAAAGACGGGGTCAAAAATGCAATTAAAAAAGCAAATTTAGATCCAGCTCTTAAAGAAAATTCTCCAACTGTAGCAAGTGTAAAAAACACCGCTTCAGAGCTTGATGCTTCAATGGATAAATCGCACCAAAGAAGTACTGAAGAAGAAAAAGTCAAATCTTCTGAATTATTTGCTAATGCTACTGCAGACACTAAAGCTAAATACGAAAAAGCTCTTGAAGCAGCAAAACAATTACAAAGTAATCAAAATCCTCAAGATGTTAGCGAACTTGAAGGAGTGACTCCTCAAAATAGTGCTAACTGACCTAAAGAACCAGTTGATGCGTTAAAAGCAAACTTAGAAAACACGCTTAAAGACGTAGCTAAAAGTTATGTTGATAATCTTCCAAATTTAAGCGATGCTGAAAAAACAGCTCTGAAAAATGCAATTACTAATTTAATTGATCCTAGTTTTGAAAACATCAAGGATCTCACTGATAAAGCTAAAGCAATTAATAATAAAAAACAAGATACCATTGATGCAATCAATGCTTTAGATTATCTTTCAAATGATGAAAAAGAAAAACACATCAATGATGTTAAAGGTGAAGATCTTTCAAATGTACCTAATTTAGCAGAAGATCAAACATTAACTCAAGATCTTCAAGAAGCTAAAGCAACAAACGATGCTAAAAAAGCTAAAGATCAAGCTTTAGATTTACCATATTTAAACGAATCTCAAAGAGCAGCAGTAACTCAAGCAATTAAAGATTCTAATTTAAATGAAATTCCAGGAAAAGAAGACACTCCTTCAACTGAAGATGCAATTAATGATGGAAAAGCTTTAAATGAATCAATGAAAGAACTTGATGATCTTAAAAATGCTCAAGATGATATCAAAGCTTCAGAGTTATTTAATTTAGCAACTCCAGAATCTCAAGACAAATACAACACTTTAATTGATGCCATTAAAGAACTTCAAGATAATAATAACCCTACAAGTGATCCTAATGTTGTACAAGATTCTCCAAACTGACCAAAAAACAGTGTGGATACCTTAAAGGTAGATACAATTAATGCACTTAAAGAAGCATATAAAAAAGGAATTGACAACCTTCCTAACTTAAGTGATGATGAAAAAGAAGCACTCAAAAATAAACTTGATGATGCTCAAGCAGATACTTTAGCTGAAGTACAAGCTATCGCTAAAGAAGCAACTGATTTAAATAAACAAAAACAAGCTGAAATTGATGCAGTTGAAAGCACTTATCCACATTTAAACGATTCTCAACAACAAGCAGTTAGAGATGCAATTAAAAAAGCTAATGTTGATCCAAAACTTAAAGAAGGATCTCCAACCTTAGAAAATGTTAAAGACACCGCTGAAGCTTTAGATGCTTCAATGGAAGAATTAATTAATAGAACCAATGAAGATGAAAATGTTAAAGCTTCAGATTTATTCGCAAAAGCTAGCGAGGAATCTAAAGCTAAATATTTAAAAGCTCTTGAAGCATCAAAACAACTTCAAAACGATCAAAATCCGAATGTAGATGGTTTGGATAATTTAAACACTCAAGAAAATGCAAATTGAGTCAAAGATCCAGTAGATAAACTTAAAGCTAATTTACAAGAAGGACTTAAAGATGTGGCTAAAAGTTACATTGATAACTTGTCTAATTTAAATGAAAATGAAAAATCCACTCTTAAAGATTTAGTAACTAACTTGAAAAATCCTACTTTTGACGATATTGAAAAAGTTGCTAATAGAGCCAAAGAAATTAATGATAGAAAACAAGACGCAATTGACGCTGTAATTGCTGGTAAATACTTATCTGAAGATGAGAAAAATTACTTTAAAAAGCAAATTGTTGATACTGATTATTCAAATGAAGCTAACGACGAAGATAACGACATTGCTTTAGCTGAAATTATAAATGTAGCTTCATTAACTAACACTGATAAGAAAACTCAATATGATAATTTGGACAGCTTACCTCATTTAAATGACTCTCAACGTCAAGCACTTAAAGAAGATGTTATTAACTCTAATTTAAATGCTATTCCTAATTCAAATAATCCTTCAACAGAGTCAGTATCTCAAAAAGGAACTCAGTTAGATAATTCAATGAAACAACTTAGAGATTTTCTTGCTTTAAATCCTGAGATTCTTCAAGGTAATACTTACAATAATGCTACTGATGATTCAAAATCAAACTTTGATGATGTAGTATCTTTAGGAGTAAGTTTAGCTAATAACCAAACACCTAAAGCAGATACTTTAAATAAAGTTAACACTACAATTGCAGATTCAGCAAAACAATTAAATGCAACAAATACTACTCCAAATTGAGATAAAGATAACGTTGATAAATTAAATGCTCAATTGCTTGAAAAATACAAACAATTAGTTGAAGATAATATTGATAAACTACCTTATTTATCAGATGAAGAAAAACAACAATTAGTTGATAAACTCAAAAGTTCAGATACAAATGATAAAGCTAAAGTTGATAAGATCTTAAAATTAGCTAATGATGTAAATGCTCAAAAACAAGAAATTGTTAACAAAATCAACGATCTTCCTCATCTATCTGAAGTAGAAAAACAAAGTTTTACTGATGATGTGATTGCTTCAAATCAAGTTCAAGATCCTTTAAATACTTCACCTGAAGAACCAAATGATCAACCTAACAATTCAAATGAACTTGAAGATATTTTAGATAATTCAAGAAAAGCTGATTTAGATAAAGCTTTTGAAGATTACATTCAAAACAATTTAACAAGTGAAGATACTAATGGTTCTAGAGAAGAACTTCAAAATTTACAAGATTTAATCAAAACCTTTGAAGATGACGATAAAACCAAAGATAAAGATACTGATTATTCAAATTACAAAGAAGTAGCTGAAGCTCTTAAAAACATTGCTGATTTAAAAGATGCTTATAATGCATACTTAAATGCTGATGTTTCTAATGTAGATGAATATTCCGAAGCTAAAAACAAATTAGAGTCTAAAATAACTCAAGTTAATAAAGACATTGAATCTTTAGAAAAACAAACATTTAATGATCCAAGACTTGAAGATGTGAAAGCACAAATGCTTGCACAAGCCAAAAAAGATGTTTCTAAAGCTGATGCTGAAAAAGAAATTGTTGATGCGTTAGTTAATTTAGCTCATGATGCATATAATCCTGAACACTTTGAAGCTGCTTTAGCAAGTGCTCAAGCTAAATTAGATTCAGCTGAAGAAGATAAAAACAATATCTTGCTTTCTCATTTACGTGATCCAGAAATTAATTATCCAGCACTAGCTGATAAATCTGATAATGATGAAGGTTTAGATGAAGATGAGTATAATAGATACAAACCTACTTTAGAATCACCAATGTCTAATGTTGTAAAATCTGCATTGCAAAATTTTGGACCTTACAGAGCTCATTTAAGTGATGAAGCTAAAGCTCAATATAAAGCTCAACTTGATGAACTTGAATATCTTTCTCCACAAGAAAGAGAGCTATTTGAAAATCAAATTGATAAAGCTGAAAGAAATCGTGAAGCTAGAGCAATCATTGAAGAAGCTAAAAATGTCAATGCTGCTAAAAAAGAAATCGCTGATCATATTCGTGATTTTAAACATTTAAATGATTCACAAAAACAAGCTTATATTGACGAAGTAAAAGCAAATCCACTTCAAAGTAAAGATCCTCAAAGTGAAAAATCAATGGATCAGATTTTAGAAGATACTCAAAAACTTGATGATAAAATGCTTGAGCTTAAAAATGCTTTAAAAGAAGCTTTAAACACTAAAAAAACTCCAATTTATCAAAATGCTTCTGAAGCAAAACAAAATGATTTTGATTGAGCTATTCGTGATGGTCAAAAAACTGTTGACAACTTGCCTCCAAGAAAACATCTTGATCCTAATTTAAATCTTGATGAAGTACAAACATTAATTGATAATCTTAAAATTCAAGCCGATCAAGCTGCTCTTAGCGCAATTGATAATTTACCTTATGTACTTGAAAAAGACAAAGATAAATTAAAAGAAGAGTTAAACAAAGCTAAAAACCAAGATGAAGTAATTAAAGTCTTAAATAAAGCTAAAACCACAAATGACTTAATTAAACAAACTATCGATGCTTTAAATGACTTTAATAAAAACACCAATGCTGAAAATTCAGACAAAATTAATGATTTATTAAATAAATTAGCTAAAGTTAATCCTGAAGTTAATTTAGATAATTTTAAAGACACAAAAGAAGCTATTAAAGCTAATAAAGAATTAAGTGATGTTTTAAAAGCTTATCGTGATAGTGAAATTCAAAGTGATACTTATGAACAAGCTAAAACTAACTTAGAAAACGTTTTAACCAAAGGTGTTGTATCTCTTGAAAGTCCATATTCACAAATGAATGATTTAGTATCAGATGTTTTAAGTGCTTCTACAACATTAAATGCGCAAGGACATAACGAAATTGCTTTAGTTGAAGCTTTAGTAAATCTTAACAAAGAAAACTTTGATTTATCAATGTTAAACAATCAAACAGCTGGAGCATTCGACAAATACAATGCTTTAGCTGATAAAATTAAAAAATCTGCTTACTTTGATTTACTCAAAGAAGCTGCTAAAAATAACAATCATGTAATTAATGCAATTTATCAATTAATTAAAGAAGTTGATGATGAAAACGCTTCTAACGTGATTCGTTCTGCATTACTTAAAAACTTTAAACCTCTTAAAGTAGGATACAACTCATGATGAAAATGCTGATGATGATATGTAATTTTATCGGTAGGTTCAGCATCGCTAGTAGCTCTAGCTATTGCTGCTGGAAAACGTTTCAAAAGATCAAATAAACAATAA